In the genome of Sinobacterium caligoides, one region contains:
- the dnaG gene encoding DNA primase produces the protein MAGRIPQGFIDDLLERVDIVEVIDARTVLKKAGRNYKGLCPFHDEKTPSFSVNADKQFYYCFGCGAGGNAVSFMMDYERLDFPQAVEALAASISMQVPREEDTAVSIAASANKALYALLEKCAEWFHQNLRLEAGGQPAVDYLKGRGLDGQTASNFQIGYAPPGWDNLLKKFGDTPDQVKLLIEGGMLIEKDGGGCYDRFRERIMFPIRDHRGRVVAFGGRVLGDDKPKYLNSPETSVFSKSRELYGYFEARKSKQAVERIVVVEGYMDVVALAQAGIPYGTATLGTATSSSHLERIFRLCPEVVFCFDGDKAGRAAANRALESVLPLMRDGLQARFLFLPDGEDPDTLVRQVGADRFEHQIESAQPLSEYLFEHAADGLDISSMDGRARLSTLALPMIDSIPAGVFQSLLHKELATRTGLEAETLEQIRLQAKQSQQQEQQRKQQQDRRAEQRYQQQRDGSTATSQPKQGADNTSTAAIEGADEAIGYLNAEQANDYNNYQLPDGDPYADAHNSYRDDDYTGRSYNNSSGGYRRKDGDKPWKKDRGPKQRAPRSELPQPRCKIQQAITLLLFYPINIDAIHSAEVLDQHPGPDSLLLKEMVEFLKKQPDTPTYTLLGNWIGTEHYGRLQQLLKDDQLITDQLGAREELADIFAFLDKRQSRSQLEEELNQLAAIPFNEMSREQKQRYGELLLTHSKH, from the coding sequence GTGGCGGGGCGCATCCCACAAGGCTTTATCGACGACCTGCTCGAGCGGGTCGATATCGTTGAAGTCATCGACGCCCGCACCGTACTGAAGAAGGCCGGACGTAACTATAAGGGGCTATGCCCCTTCCACGACGAGAAAACCCCCTCCTTCAGCGTCAACGCCGACAAGCAGTTCTACTATTGCTTCGGTTGCGGTGCCGGCGGCAACGCCGTCAGCTTTATGATGGATTACGAACGCCTCGATTTCCCGCAAGCCGTCGAAGCCTTGGCCGCCAGCATCTCCATGCAGGTGCCTCGCGAAGAAGACACCGCAGTTAGCATCGCCGCAAGCGCTAATAAGGCTCTCTACGCATTGCTCGAAAAATGTGCCGAGTGGTTTCATCAGAACCTTCGTCTCGAAGCTGGCGGCCAACCTGCCGTCGACTACCTCAAAGGACGCGGCCTCGACGGCCAGACTGCCAGCAACTTCCAAATTGGCTATGCACCACCCGGCTGGGATAATCTGCTCAAGAAGTTCGGCGACACCCCGGATCAGGTCAAGCTGCTGATCGAGGGCGGCATGCTGATTGAGAAAGACGGTGGCGGCTGCTATGACCGTTTCCGCGAACGCATTATGTTCCCCATTCGCGATCATCGAGGCCGCGTCGTAGCCTTCGGCGGTCGCGTACTCGGCGATGACAAACCCAAATACCTCAACTCGCCTGAGACCTCAGTCTTCAGCAAGAGTCGCGAGCTCTACGGCTACTTTGAGGCCCGTAAGAGCAAGCAGGCTGTCGAGCGCATTGTTGTCGTCGAGGGCTATATGGATGTGGTCGCACTAGCACAGGCCGGCATTCCATACGGCACCGCCACGCTCGGCACCGCCACCAGCAGCAGCCACCTCGAGCGCATCTTCCGACTGTGTCCCGAGGTGGTCTTCTGCTTTGATGGCGACAAGGCCGGCCGCGCCGCGGCCAACCGCGCATTAGAGAGTGTGCTGCCGCTGATGCGAGACGGCCTACAGGCGCGCTTTCTCTTCCTCCCCGATGGTGAAGACCCCGACACCTTGGTGCGGCAAGTCGGCGCAGACCGCTTCGAACACCAGATAGAGAGCGCACAGCCGCTCTCCGAATACCTCTTCGAGCATGCGGCCGACGGCCTCGACATCAGCTCCATGGACGGTCGCGCCCGGCTATCGACCCTTGCCCTGCCGATGATCGACAGCATCCCCGCCGGTGTTTTTCAGAGCCTGCTGCACAAAGAACTCGCCACCCGCACCGGCCTCGAGGCGGAAACCCTCGAGCAGATTCGCCTACAAGCTAAGCAAAGTCAGCAACAAGAACAGCAGCGCAAACAGCAACAGGACCGGCGCGCCGAACAACGTTATCAACAACAGCGTGACGGTAGCACCGCGACGTCGCAGCCAAAGCAAGGCGCCGACAACACTAGCACTGCTGCCATCGAAGGCGCCGACGAGGCTATCGGCTACCTAAACGCTGAGCAGGCGAACGACTATAACAACTACCAGCTACCCGATGGCGACCCTTACGCCGACGCACACAACAGCTATCGCGACGACGACTACACGGGCAGAAGCTACAACAACAGCAGCGGTGGCTATCGCCGTAAAGACGGTGACAAACCCTGGAAGAAAGATCGAGGCCCAAAACAGCGCGCACCACGCAGCGAGCTGCCGCAACCACGCTGCAAGATACAGCAGGCAATCACACTATTGCTGTTTTACCCCATCAACATCGACGCCATTCACTCGGCCGAAGTTCTCGATCAACACCCGGGGCCAGACAGTCTATTGCTAAAAGAGATGGTCGAGTTCTTGAAAAAGCAGCCCGACACCCCCACCTATACATTACTGGGCAACTGGATAGGCACCGAGCATTACGGTCGACTACAGCAACTGCTGAAAGACGACCAACTGATCACTGATCAGCTAGGCGCCCGAGAAGAGTTGGCCGATATATTTGCCTTCCTCGACAAACGACAAAGCAGGAGCCAACTTGAAGAAGAGCTCAATCAGCTCGCCGCCATCCCCTTCAACGAGATGAGCCGGGAACAGAAGCAGCGCTATGGCGAATTACTGCTCACTCACTCGAAACACTAG
- the rpoD gene encoding RNA polymerase sigma factor RpoD, translating into MADSAQQSRLKSLIARGKEQGYLTYAQVNDHLPEDISDPDQVEDIIQMINDMGIKVFEQAPDADDLMMDGGDSSSDDIAAAEAAAALAAVENEAGRTTDPVRMYMREMGTVELLTREGEIVIAKRIEEGIRELMAAVAYWPGSVQRVLDEYDLIAKEERRLPDIISGYLDPYDQTPTPPQPKSEDDDSDDDDDEPGGLDPIEAEERFSALRKQNERTNEVVEKHGRYSKEAAVELEKLGNIFKFFKLSPRQFEPLTETARNNLARIRNEERQIMNWCIRYAKMPRKDFIAEFQGNETNQDWILEVIASGEPYAERLMTYQEDIIRAQRRIGTREAMIGLTVTDIKEINRRMSIGEARMRRAKKEMVEANLRLVISIAKKYTNRGLQFLDLIQEGNIGLMKAVDKFEYRRGYKFSTYATWWIRQAITRSIADQARTIRIPVHMIETINKLNRISRQMLQEMGREPTPEELGERMEMPEDKIRKVLKIAKEPISMETPIGDDEDSHLGDFIEDTTIDSPVDNATVEGLREATKGVLGGLTAREAKVLRMRFGIDMNTDHTLEEVGKQFDVTRERIRQIEAKALRKLRHPSRSEQLRSFLDE; encoded by the coding sequence ATGGCTGATTCAGCACAGCAATCACGATTAAAAAGCTTAATCGCAAGAGGTAAAGAACAGGGCTACTTAACCTACGCACAGGTTAATGACCACCTGCCTGAAGATATATCTGATCCCGACCAAGTCGAAGACATCATTCAGATGATCAACGATATGGGTATCAAAGTCTTCGAACAAGCGCCCGACGCCGACGACCTGATGATGGACGGCGGCGACAGCAGCTCCGACGACATCGCCGCCGCCGAAGCCGCTGCCGCACTGGCCGCCGTGGAGAACGAGGCGGGACGTACCACCGATCCCGTGCGCATGTACATGCGTGAGATGGGCACCGTCGAGCTATTGACCCGCGAAGGCGAGATCGTCATCGCCAAGCGTATCGAAGAAGGTATCCGCGAGTTGATGGCTGCCGTTGCCTACTGGCCCGGCTCTGTACAGCGCGTGCTCGATGAGTACGACCTGATCGCCAAAGAGGAGCGTCGCCTACCCGATATCATTAGCGGTTACCTCGACCCCTACGATCAAACTCCGACGCCGCCCCAGCCAAAAAGCGAAGACGACGACTCTGACGATGATGATGACGAGCCCGGTGGACTCGACCCTATCGAGGCCGAGGAGCGCTTCAGCGCCTTGCGCAAGCAGAATGAACGGACCAATGAGGTGGTCGAGAAACACGGCCGCTACAGCAAAGAAGCGGCTGTCGAACTCGAAAAGCTCGGCAACATTTTCAAGTTCTTCAAGCTATCACCCCGTCAGTTCGAGCCTCTGACCGAGACTGCGCGCAATAACCTTGCACGCATTCGTAACGAAGAGCGTCAAATCATGAACTGGTGTATTCGTTACGCGAAAATGCCACGTAAAGATTTCATCGCCGAATTCCAAGGTAACGAGACCAACCAAGACTGGATTCTCGAAGTCATCGCCAGCGGCGAGCCCTATGCCGAACGCCTGATGACTTACCAGGAAGATATCATTCGCGCCCAGCGTCGTATTGGTACTCGCGAAGCGATGATCGGCTTGACCGTCACCGATATCAAAGAGATCAACCGTCGCATGTCGATCGGCGAAGCGCGCATGCGTCGCGCCAAGAAAGAGATGGTCGAGGCCAACCTCCGTCTCGTTATCTCTATCGCCAAGAAGTACACCAACCGCGGCTTACAGTTCCTCGACCTCATTCAGGAAGGTAACATCGGCCTGATGAAGGCGGTCGACAAGTTTGAATACCGTCGCGGCTACAAGTTCTCAACTTACGCGACCTGGTGGATTCGACAGGCGATCACCCGCTCGATTGCCGACCAAGCACGGACTATTCGTATTCCCGTGCACATGATCGAGACGATCAACAAGCTCAACCGTATCTCTCGCCAGATGCTTCAGGAGATGGGCCGTGAGCCAACTCCCGAAGAGCTCGGTGAGCGCATGGAGATGCCTGAAGATAAGATCCGCAAGGTACTGAAGATCGCCAAGGAGCCCATCTCCATGGAGACGCCGATCGGTGATGATGAAGACTCCCACCTAGGCGACTTCATCGAAGACACTACCATCGACTCGCCGGTAGACAACGCGACTGTTGAAGGGCTGCGTGAAGCGACCAAGGGCGTACTCGGCGGTCTAACCGCACGTGAGGCTAAGGTCCTACGCATGCGCTTCGGTATCGACATGAACACCGACCACACGCTAGAAGAAGTGGGCAAGCAGTTCGATGTTACACGTGAACGTATCCGTCAGATTGAAGCCAAGGCACTGCGTAAACTGCGTCATCCTTCTCGCTCTGAACAATTACGCAGCTTCCTCGACGAATAA